A single region of the Salipaludibacillus sp. LMS25 genome encodes:
- a CDS encoding MFS transporter, which translates to MSVLTRKNFLFFFLADIISGFGVGMSTIGANWYLLDETGSTSAVGIMLALNVIAGFLVSPLTGILTDKFNRKGVIQLTFILRAVAIGILTAAFILDGFTLIYIYLFAIINGIGWSIYMSASRSLIQELLPEKDLSKGNSLIEISLQVGMFMAGAASGFIYKFAGFETILLINCLMFVTSSIFMIFVKYQSILLVDKDEGFLQSFKKGIHYLHSHQLTFLVGFVAIVPLVCTMIFNVVLPEYVSSTLNADSIVFGFSDMAYGIGGLISGFIAAPFAKKITKNKAITVIFSLAVLTLVGLSFNSLVIIIYLGSFLIGFSNSSIRIIMNTMLMEIVPKPLMGRAMSVWMGISLFLQAVFAGGMGLLIDVFSPGVGFICMAGLMLFGLVLHYFVSKRDIKTNSRYEVV; encoded by the coding sequence ATGTCCGTTTTAACCAGGAAAAACTTTTTATTTTTTTTCCTTGCAGATATCATATCAGGATTCGGCGTTGGAATGAGTACCATTGGGGCTAATTGGTATTTATTAGATGAAACTGGGTCAACAAGTGCAGTCGGTATAATGTTAGCTCTTAACGTCATAGCTGGCTTTCTTGTTTCCCCGTTGACTGGTATTCTTACAGATAAATTTAATCGAAAAGGAGTCATCCAATTAACGTTTATTCTTCGCGCAGTGGCAATTGGGATATTAACAGCCGCTTTTATATTGGATGGATTTACCCTCATATACATTTATTTATTCGCTATCATTAATGGGATTGGCTGGAGCATCTATATGTCCGCTTCTCGTAGTCTTATTCAAGAATTGTTACCTGAAAAAGACTTATCCAAAGGAAATTCTTTAATTGAGATCAGTTTACAAGTAGGAATGTTTATGGCAGGTGCAGCTTCTGGGTTTATTTATAAGTTTGCTGGCTTTGAAACCATACTATTAATTAATTGCTTAATGTTTGTAACGAGTAGTATATTTATGATTTTCGTTAAATATCAGTCCATTTTGTTAGTAGATAAGGATGAAGGGTTTCTGCAATCCTTTAAGAAAGGCATTCATTATTTACATTCACATCAATTAACGTTTCTCGTAGGATTTGTAGCGATCGTTCCTTTAGTATGTACGATGATTTTTAATGTAGTCTTACCGGAATATGTGAGTAGTACTTTAAATGCAGACTCCATCGTCTTTGGCTTCTCAGATATGGCTTATGGCATTGGGGGATTGATCTCAGGTTTTATAGCAGCTCCTTTTGCGAAAAAAATCACTAAAAATAAAGCTATAACTGTTATCTTCTCGTTGGCAGTTCTCACTTTAGTGGGATTATCCTTTAATTCGCTCGTGATCATTATATACCTAGGAAGCTTCTTAATAGGCTTCTCTAACTCCTCTATAAGAATTATTATGAACACGATGCTCATGGAAATTGTCCCTAAACCTTTAATGGGAAGAGCAATGTCAGTATGGATGGGCATTTCCTTATTTCTTCAAGCGGTCTTTGCAGGCGGGATGGGGCTACTTATCGATGTTTTTTCTCCAGGTGTAGGTTTTATTTGCATGGCTGGATTAATGTTGTTTGGCTTAGTCCTGCATTATTTTGTCTCCAAACGTGACATTAAAACGAATTCCCGTTATGAGGTGGTTTAA
- a CDS encoding flavodoxin family protein, protein MKLGVIYGSTRDHGNTEMLTKEVIKSLPDVVKIDLKNYQFKDIVDQRHDIDGFSPVKDDYDHIIDRILTCEILIFATPIYWYGMTSVMKRFIDRWSQTIRDPNYPNFKEQMSQKQAYIIAVGGDDPRVKGLPLIEQFTYICQFIGLNYKGYVLGEGSKPKDILKDEKALNDAHKLGKLLKKRLQMKTLNQ, encoded by the coding sequence ATGAAACTTGGCGTGATTTATGGTAGCACAAGAGATCACGGAAATACAGAGATGTTAACAAAAGAAGTGATTAAAAGTCTCCCAGATGTAGTAAAAATTGATCTCAAAAATTATCAGTTTAAGGATATTGTAGATCAAAGACATGATATAGATGGGTTTTCTCCGGTAAAAGATGACTACGACCACATTATTGACCGCATCCTAACGTGTGAGATTCTCATTTTTGCTACCCCGATTTATTGGTATGGCATGACGAGTGTGATGAAGAGGTTTATCGATCGTTGGTCACAAACGATAAGAGATCCAAATTATCCAAACTTTAAAGAGCAAATGAGCCAGAAACAAGCCTACATTATTGCAGTGGGAGGAGACGATCCTCGTGTAAAAGGCCTCCCTCTCATTGAACAATTTACGTATATTTGTCAGTTCATTGGTTTAAATTATAAGGGATATGTGTTAGGAGAGGGATCAAAACCAAAAGACATTTTAAAAGACGAGAAAGCTCTAAATGATGCTCATAAGCTCGGAAAATTGTTAAAAAAGAGATTGCAAATGAAAACGTTGAATCAATAA
- a CDS encoding FtsX-like permease family protein, translating to MNIMHKLTIRHLTQNKRRTLVTIIGTIISVAMITAVATLVISFLDLMQRQLIAEQGEWHVQYYDVNEEQAEAIKNDAATNQFILSEDRGYSYLEGSANKYKPYIFVRGYNESGFENVPMTLSEGRFPKAPDEIVLSTEILTNAKLDYEIGDKLTLEVGERVFLEEEEQEDPITQHYSLRFEDDEIKETLEHTESITYEVVGIMERPTWEPTWAPGYTAITYTDMSLITDKYPSVASVALTKVNRSLYTDAEQLASEIGLDSQNLNYNTELLRFHGITKNDNLRSTMYSLAGIIMLVIIVGSIALIYNAFAISVSERARHLGMLSSVGATKKQKRNSVFFEGTIIGLISVPLGILSGLAGIGVTFWFSNRLFQDALNTTEKLTVIVTPISVFIAISISIVTIFISTYLPARKASKISAIDAIRQTTDIKLTGKVIKTAKLVRHLFGMEAEIGLKNIKRNKRKYQITVFSLVISIILFLVVSFFTHTLERSIELSLEDINYDIQIYLSENFEMDEQSLDAISSLEDVTDYAILEETAFYTMVDETNISDLLRERVKNEPDLLEEGQYPYYVEVFSLNNESLEKYAKEIGTDAQPLFNEKSFKAIVVDQAVYQDELQGKRMEIKTINTSEGEILDLVYDDGDNEKKDFVSTITIEALTDQLPMGVTTGGGIGTIKVFVSEAVYNHLLTLESRTHSNEYIYLNSSDPIKTQEEIEGLVEGNINIYNVYKSRQQQEQFILFMSVFIYGFIALITIISIANIFNTISTSISLRKREFGMLKSVGMTPKSFNKMIRYESMFYGLKSLLYGLPISIGIMYLLHRSMMSTFDYRFELPWMSILFVIVAVFVIVGSAMLYSLSKVRKENIIETLKQENI from the coding sequence ATGAACATCATGCATAAGCTTACAATCAGGCATCTTACACAAAACAAGCGAAGGACACTTGTAACCATTATCGGTACGATAATATCTGTTGCAATGATTACAGCTGTTGCTACATTAGTCATCTCTTTCTTAGATTTAATGCAGCGACAATTAATAGCCGAACAAGGAGAATGGCATGTTCAGTATTACGATGTGAATGAAGAACAGGCCGAAGCCATCAAGAATGACGCAGCGACTAACCAATTTATCCTTTCAGAAGACAGGGGCTATTCCTATTTAGAGGGGAGTGCAAATAAATATAAGCCTTATATTTTTGTTAGAGGCTATAATGAAAGTGGTTTTGAGAATGTCCCGATGACATTGAGTGAAGGGAGATTTCCAAAGGCGCCAGATGAGATCGTTTTATCGACAGAGATTTTAACAAATGCGAAACTTGACTATGAGATTGGAGATAAGCTGACACTAGAAGTTGGAGAGCGTGTTTTCCTAGAAGAGGAGGAACAAGAGGATCCGATTACACAGCACTATTCTTTGCGTTTTGAAGATGATGAAATTAAAGAGACATTAGAACATACTGAATCCATAACTTATGAGGTTGTAGGAATAATGGAACGGCCAACATGGGAGCCGACATGGGCACCAGGGTATACAGCTATTACGTATACAGATATGTCACTCATCACAGATAAGTATCCTTCGGTTGCTTCGGTTGCGCTCACCAAAGTCAATCGTTCGCTATACACTGATGCAGAACAGTTAGCAAGTGAGATTGGTCTAGACTCACAAAACCTTAACTATAACACAGAGTTACTACGTTTCCATGGGATAACGAAGAATGATAATTTAAGAAGCACGATGTATTCCTTAGCAGGCATCATAATGTTAGTAATTATAGTTGGTTCAATTGCCTTAATCTACAATGCATTTGCGATTTCTGTATCAGAGCGTGCCAGACATTTAGGTATGCTATCTAGTGTTGGTGCTACAAAAAAACAAAAGAGAAATTCTGTTTTCTTTGAAGGAACAATCATTGGTTTAATAAGCGTTCCATTAGGAATTCTATCTGGGTTAGCAGGAATTGGTGTTACGTTTTGGTTTAGTAACAGATTATTTCAAGATGCGTTAAACACAACTGAGAAATTAACGGTTATTGTCACACCAATCTCTGTTTTTATCGCCATTTCCATATCGATCGTCACAATCTTTATTTCTACCTATTTACCGGCTAGAAAAGCATCAAAAATATCAGCTATTGATGCCATCCGTCAAACGACAGATATTAAGCTAACGGGTAAAGTAATTAAAACGGCTAAACTAGTTCGTCATTTATTTGGAATGGAAGCCGAAATTGGTTTGAAAAATATAAAGAGAAATAAACGCAAATATCAAATTACTGTTTTCTCGTTGGTTATCAGTATTATTCTATTCCTAGTTGTATCCTTTTTTACGCATACACTTGAGAGGTCCATTGAGCTCTCCCTAGAGGATATAAATTACGATATTCAAATTTATTTGTCGGAAAATTTTGAGATGGATGAACAGTCATTAGATGCCATTTCTAGTTTAGAGGATGTTACTGATTATGCTATTTTGGAAGAAACGGCCTTTTATACGATGGTTGACGAAACGAATATTTCTGATTTATTAAGAGAACGGGTGAAAAATGAGCCAGATTTATTAGAGGAAGGGCAGTATCCCTATTATGTAGAAGTTTTTTCACTGAATAACGAAAGTTTAGAAAAATATGCTAAGGAAATTGGAACGGATGCGCAACCGTTATTTAATGAAAAGTCATTTAAAGCTATTGTTGTAGATCAAGCGGTATATCAGGATGAGCTACAGGGGAAAAGGATGGAGATAAAAACGATAAATACATCAGAAGGAGAGATTTTAGATTTAGTATATGACGATGGGGATAACGAGAAGAAAGACTTTGTCAGTACAATTACAATCGAGGCCCTCACAGACCAATTACCAATGGGAGTTACAACTGGTGGCGGGATAGGTACGATTAAGGTCTTTGTATCAGAAGCCGTATACAATCATCTTTTAACGCTTGAAAGTAGAACCCATTCAAATGAATATATCTATTTAAACAGCTCAGACCCGATAAAAACACAAGAAGAGATTGAAGGGTTAGTTGAGGGCAACATAAATATCTATAATGTATACAAATCTCGTCAGCAGCAGGAACAATTTATTTTATTTATGTCTGTGTTTATTTATGGGTTTATCGCCCTAATTACCATTATTTCAATTGCAAACATTTTCAATACTATCTCCACGAGTATTTCTTTACGTAAAAGGGAGTTTGGTATGTTGAAGTCGGTTGGAATGACTCCAAAATCTTTTAACAAAATGATTCGGTATGAGAGTATGTTTTATGGATTGAAGTCATTACTTTATGGACTGCCAATAAGTATCGGCATCATGTATTTATTACACCGCTCTATGATGAGCACCTTTGATTACCGTTTTGAGCTTCCGTGGATGAGTATTCTCTTTGTCATTGTTGCAGTGTTTGTTATTGTGGGCTCGGCGATGCTATACTCACTATCTAAAGTTAGGAAAGAAAATATCATTGAGACTCTAAAACAAGAGAATATTTAA
- a CDS encoding ABC transporter ATP-binding protein — protein MEILRIENLSKVYGKGDTAVEALNDVSFSVKKGEFVAIIGPSGSGKSTLLHLLGGVDRPTSGKVFVDQADIYALNETQLAIFRRRQIGLIYQFYNLIPILTVEENITLPLLLDEHKVDEEQFNDMVKTLGLTNRLTHLPNQLSGGQQQRVSIGRALISNPAIMLADEPTGNLDSKNSSEIMDLLKMFNKSFNQTLIVITHDEQIALQADRVIAIEDGKVAKDEVIRQ, from the coding sequence ATGGAAATCTTAAGAATAGAAAATCTGTCAAAAGTGTACGGCAAGGGTGATACGGCTGTAGAAGCTCTTAATGACGTTTCGTTTAGTGTGAAAAAAGGGGAGTTTGTCGCAATCATAGGGCCATCTGGTTCGGGTAAATCGACACTACTCCATTTACTTGGTGGGGTAGATCGGCCAACAAGTGGAAAGGTATTTGTAGATCAGGCCGATATTTATGCATTAAATGAAACGCAGTTAGCGATTTTCCGAAGAAGACAAATCGGTTTAATTTATCAATTTTACAATCTCATCCCTATTTTAACGGTGGAAGAAAATATTACTTTGCCGCTTTTATTGGATGAGCACAAAGTGGATGAGGAACAATTTAATGATATGGTGAAAACTCTAGGTTTGACGAATCGATTAACTCATCTGCCTAACCAGCTGTCAGGAGGACAACAGCAACGGGTTTCTATCGGACGTGCCCTCATTAGTAATCCCGCAATTATGTTGGCTGACGAGCCTACTGGTAACCTTGATAGTAAAAATAGTAGCGAGATTATGGATCTGTTAAAAATGTTTAATAAATCGTTTAATCAAACGTTAATTGTTATTACCCATGATGAACAGATTGCTCTTCAGGCTGATCGAGTGATTGCAATAGAGGATGGAAAGGTTGCTAAGGACGAGGTGATTCGTCAATGA
- a CDS encoding HAMP domain-containing sensor histidine kinase, with amino-acid sequence MFRNREIQMLLVVMVVISGLAIYSVILFPRFSIHIVIILSILLMMITFIFTNWRYREIRKLSGYLRKISRGDVTLDVRDNKEGELSMLKNDIYKVTLMLWEQGTSLQRDKSKLTEAISDISHQLKTPVTSMMVMADLLSHSRLSEEKRLEFTRNIRVQMERMEWLVSSLLKLSKIDAGSVQFKRHPIVVRELIDKSTEPLLIPMDIKHQTLEIHGESDVSYFGDFNWTSEALINILKNCVEHTPEKGKVTISYSENVLFTQIQIVDNGKGIAKKDLPYIFKRFYKGKNAGEDSIGIGLALAEKIITSQHGSIEVTSKVGHGTEFTLKFYKHVM; translated from the coding sequence GTGTTTCGCAACCGTGAAATACAAATGCTTTTAGTTGTGATGGTGGTTATCAGTGGTTTAGCAATCTATTCAGTCATTTTGTTCCCCCGGTTTTCTATCCATATTGTCATTATCTTATCCATTCTCCTTATGATGATCACATTCATTTTTACAAATTGGAGATACAGGGAAATTCGAAAACTATCTGGTTATCTAAGGAAAATAAGTAGAGGGGATGTCACTCTCGACGTCCGTGATAACAAAGAAGGGGAACTAAGTATGTTGAAAAATGATATATACAAAGTAACCTTAATGTTGTGGGAGCAGGGCACGAGCCTTCAACGAGATAAAAGCAAACTGACTGAAGCTATTTCAGATATTTCTCACCAACTCAAAACCCCAGTCACATCCATGATGGTTATGGCTGATCTATTAAGTCACTCAAGGTTATCCGAGGAAAAGAGATTAGAGTTCACAAGAAATATTAGGGTGCAGATGGAGAGGATGGAATGGTTAGTCTCCTCCTTATTGAAACTTTCAAAAATAGATGCAGGCTCAGTTCAATTTAAACGACATCCAATTGTTGTAAGGGAACTTATTGATAAATCAACAGAGCCACTTCTCATTCCAATGGACATTAAACATCAGACTCTGGAAATTCATGGGGAGTCAGATGTTTCCTATTTCGGAGATTTTAATTGGACGTCTGAAGCCCTTATCAATATTTTAAAAAACTGTGTGGAGCATACACCTGAAAAAGGGAAAGTGACAATAAGCTACTCAGAAAATGTGTTATTTACCCAGATTCAAATAGTTGATAATGGGAAAGGAATCGCTAAAAAAGATCTACCATACATATTCAAACGATTTTATAAAGGGAAAAATGCTGGAGAGGACAGTATTGGGATTGGACTTGCGTTAGCGGAGAAAATTATTACAAGCCAGCATGGTAGTATTGAAGTCACAAGCAAAGTCGGGCATGGCACAGAATTCACACTTAAATTTTATAAACACGTCATGTAA
- a CDS encoding response regulator transcription factor, translating into MKILLVEDDRTIASGLDYSLQQDHFETILCYDAGSARTYLEQQLNTIDLCLFDLSLPDGSGYDLCKQVKGASDIPVIFLTAIDDEVNVVMGLDMGADDYITKPFRVRELLSRIRTVLRRYHKPVQTKSTIEMDSIQINTLEGKVYKHGEEIFVTALEYRLLLIFGNHIGQVLSRNQLLERIWDVAGDFVNDNTLTVYIKRLREKLEDNPQKPTIIKTVRGLGYKVGD; encoded by the coding sequence GTGAAAATATTGCTTGTAGAAGACGATCGAACAATTGCTTCGGGTTTAGACTATTCGTTACAACAGGATCATTTCGAGACGATACTTTGTTACGACGCTGGCTCAGCAAGGACATATCTCGAACAACAATTAAACACGATTGATTTATGTTTATTTGACTTATCCTTACCAGATGGTAGTGGCTATGACTTATGCAAACAAGTAAAGGGTGCTAGTGATATACCTGTTATTTTTTTGACGGCCATTGATGATGAAGTGAATGTTGTAATGGGTCTTGATATGGGAGCTGATGACTATATTACAAAGCCATTCAGAGTCAGAGAACTGCTTTCACGGATACGTACTGTATTGCGAAGATATCATAAGCCAGTACAAACAAAATCAACTATCGAAATGGACTCTATTCAAATAAATACATTAGAAGGAAAAGTGTATAAACATGGAGAGGAGATATTTGTAACAGCTTTGGAATATCGGCTTCTTCTTATTTTTGGCAATCATATTGGTCAAGTTCTATCAAGAAATCAGTTATTAGAACGGATTTGGGACGTAGCAGGTGATTTTGTCAATGATAATACATTAACGGTTTATATTAAACGATTACGAGAAAAATTAGAAGATAATCCCCAAAAGCCAACGATTATAAAAACAGTTCGTGGTTTAGGTTATAAGGTAGGTGACTAG
- a CDS encoding DNA-binding response regulator has protein sequence MGFSEEYQTFMNAHLQARTGERLRRLQEGHKHAEKLFLKQVWWPLFYHFRYLYPEYEVNDFKDGQRYLDFAYIRPGIRICLEIDGYGPHLKNISRWQFSDSLERQNQLVIDGWTVIRFSYDQVKENPRRCQQIVQQVIGRWLGDDLDQTSLSLVEKEVLRLAIRKGEVISPIEVQKHLKLSDKTVKKVLAQLVDKKMLIPASGIVRIRSYRLGDQVKNPI, from the coding sequence ATGGGGTTTTCAGAAGAATATCAGACCTTTATGAATGCTCACTTGCAGGCAAGAACCGGTGAACGGTTGCGGCGCTTACAAGAAGGTCACAAACATGCTGAAAAGTTGTTTTTGAAGCAAGTGTGGTGGCCTTTATTTTATCATTTTCGTTATCTGTATCCAGAATATGAAGTCAATGATTTTAAGGATGGCCAAAGATATTTGGATTTTGCTTATATTCGTCCCGGCATCCGCATTTGCCTTGAGATTGACGGATACGGCCCTCACTTAAAGAACATAAGCAGATGGCAATTTTCCGACAGCCTTGAACGTCAAAACCAGTTGGTGATTGACGGATGGACCGTGATCCGCTTTTCATATGACCAAGTTAAAGAGAATCCTCGTCGATGCCAACAAATTGTTCAGCAAGTGATTGGCCGATGGCTTGGAGATGACCTGGACCAGACCAGCCTATCTTTAGTAGAAAAGGAAGTGCTGCGGCTGGCCATTCGAAAAGGAGAAGTGATATCCCCTATAGAAGTCCAGAAGCATTTAAAACTAAGTGACAAGACGGTGAAAAAAGTGCTTGCTCAGCTAGTCGATAAAAAGATGCTGATTCCTGCATCTGGGATCGTGAGGATCCGCTCTTATCGGTTGGGGGATCAGGTTAAAAACCCGATATGA
- a CDS encoding ABC transporter ATP-binding protein, with product MVRVENILQTEKLTLAYGETIIIKELDLLIPKGEITVFIGGNGCGKSTLLRSIARLLKPEGGSVLLDGERIAKLPTKEVARKLAILPQSPDSPEGLSVLQLVKQGRYPYQSWLKQWTEEDEKQVINALKATSLLDLKDRAIDELSGGQRQRAWIAMTLAQNTDIILLDEPTTYLDMTHQIDILDLLYVLNEKEERTIVMVLHDLNLACRYAHNLVAIRDQQVVAMGKPEDIVNTELVQQVFDMRCVVTVDPIIGTPLCIPYGKGRSVVTI from the coding sequence ATGGTAAGGGTGGAAAATATTTTACAGACTGAAAAACTCACTCTTGCTTACGGTGAGACAATCATTATTAAAGAGTTAGACTTGTTGATTCCTAAAGGTGAGATTACAGTATTCATTGGTGGGAATGGCTGCGGGAAATCTACTCTCCTTCGCTCCATAGCTCGTTTATTAAAGCCCGAAGGAGGAAGTGTATTACTTGATGGAGAACGTATTGCAAAGCTACCTACAAAAGAAGTAGCTCGGAAATTGGCTATTCTCCCGCAGTCACCAGACTCTCCAGAAGGATTATCTGTTTTACAGTTAGTGAAACAAGGGAGGTATCCTTATCAGAGTTGGCTCAAGCAGTGGACGGAAGAGGACGAAAAACAAGTAATCAATGCCCTTAAAGCTACGTCTTTACTAGACTTAAAGGATAGAGCAATTGATGAGTTATCAGGAGGTCAACGGCAACGAGCATGGATAGCCATGACACTTGCTCAAAACACAGATATTATATTGCTTGATGAACCAACGACTTATTTAGATATGACTCATCAAATTGATATTCTTGATTTATTGTATGTTTTAAATGAGAAGGAAGAGAGAACGATTGTCATGGTTCTTCATGATTTAAACTTGGCTTGTCGTTATGCCCATAACTTGGTAGCGATACGAGATCAGCAGGTTGTGGCAATGGGTAAGCCCGAAGATATTGTAAATACTGAACTTGTTCAACAAGTTTTTGATATGCGGTGTGTTGTCACCGTTGATCCTATTATAGGTACACCCCTTTGCATTCCATACGGGAAAGGGCGATCTGTAGTTACTATTTAA